GGCTGTGGTCCCACCCCCACGCGGTCTGTGGATTCCCCCGGACGCGCTGTGGGCCGCGCAAGCCGATCCGCAGCATCCGTGGCGGGCGGTGTGGCAGGCGATCAGTCAGGGGCAGCGGACGATGCGCTGGGATCCGGCCCTGTGGACGGTGATTGCGGAGCAATTGCCGGAACGGTTCCCGTCGTTATCCCGATCCGATTGGGCGTGGTATGGACAAGTCGTGTGTGCGTGGCCGGGGGTGGAGATGGCGGATCGATCGTTGTGGCTGAGGGTCTGGGAAGTCTGGGGTCAGCAAGACATTTCGTGGAGTACGGCAGTGTGGCAGGTCCGCAATGCGGAAACCGAGGAGGAATAAGCCCATGGCACAAGAAATTCCGGTGTACTTACGCATCGAAGATGTGGACGACTTGTTGCGGTGGTGTGAAGCGCAATGGGAGTCTCCCGTGCAGCCGTCTCATTGGCTGTGGTGGCGGATTCAGCAAGCGTGTACGCACGCCTTAATCACGGCGGCGGATCGACCGAGGAGACGGCATGGCATGGATCGGGCAACGCATTAACCCGGCGCGGCATCAATGGCGTTGGTATCGGATTGACGTGCAACCGACGTTATGGGGCGATTGGCGGTGTCTGGTCGCCTGGGGCCGGATCGGTCAAGCGGCGCGCGGTCAGCGCATTTTAGGTGAAGGCCCGGTGGAGGCGATGCACCGATTAGCGGAACAGCAGCAACACCGTAAACGACAGCGGGGCTATGTGTTTCGGATCGAATAAGGAGGCGCACAATGATGGCAGAAAACAACACCCCGCCGGTCAACGCGGAGGAATCGCCACGGCGGTGGACATGGCGGGATTGGGTCGGACAACGCGTGGAAATTGAAACGCTGGTGCCGGATTATCCCCCGGTTCAAGGGCGGTTGCTGGACGTCAAGCAATATGAGCTGGTCGTCCAAGTCGGCCGACAGACGGTGGCGTTCTTTAAGCATGGCGTGTTGTCGGTGCGGCCTTTGGAGGAATAAGACGAATTTTGGGGAATGAAAA
The Sulfobacillus thermosulfidooxidans DNA segment above includes these coding regions:
- a CDS encoding WGR domain-containing protein, which encodes MAWIGQRINPARHQWRWYRIDVQPTLWGDWRCLVAWGRIGQAARGQRILGEGPVEAMHRLAEQQQHRKRQRGYVFRIE